A stretch of Pangasianodon hypophthalmus isolate fPanHyp1 chromosome 9, fPanHyp1.pri, whole genome shotgun sequence DNA encodes these proteins:
- the LOC128318848 gene encoding uncharacterized protein LOC128318848 — protein MHSSNHIIKFADDTTVVSLISKNDESAYREEVQRLTDWCKANNLSLNVGKTKEMVVDFRRAQSDHSPLNVGSSSVEIIKSTKFLGVHLAENLTWSVNTSSITKKAQQRLYFLRRLRKAHLPPPILTMFYRGTIESILCMTAWFGNCTVSDRKTLQRIVRTAEKIIRVSLPSIMDIYTTRCIRKATSIVDDPTHPSHTLFTLLPSGKRYRSIRALTTRLCNSFFSSILRNWTEGTHTHIHIYTHN, from the coding sequence atgcacagctcgaatcacatcatcaagttcgccgatgacacgaccgtagtgagtctcatcagcaagaacgatgagtcagcatacagagaggaggtgcagcggctaacagactggtgcaaagccaacaacctgtctctgaatgtgggcaaaactaaagagatggttgttgacttcagaagagcacagagtgaccactctccgcttAACGTCGGCagctcctctgtggagatcatcaagagcaccaagtttcttggtgttcacctggcagagaacctcacctggtcggtcaacaccagctccataacaaagaaagcccagcagcgcctgtactttctgagaagactgaggaaagcacatctcccaccccctatcctcaccatgttctacagagggactatcgagagcatcctgtgcatgactgcctggtttgggaattgcaccgtctcggaccgcaagaccctgcagcggatagtgaggacagctgagaagatcatcagggtctctcttccctccatcatggacatttacaccacacgctgcatccgcaaagccaccagcattgtggacgaccccacacacccctctcacacactctttaccctcctgccgtctggtaaacggtaccgaagcattcgggccctcacgaccagactgtgcaatagtttcttctcctcaatactcagaaactggactgaaggaacacacacacacatacatatatacacacacaactga